A portion of the Caenorhabditis elegans chromosome III genome contains these proteins:
- the W09D6.5 gene encoding uncharacterized protein (Confirmed by transcript evidence): MDVTATPRPHSNTQRPTQAYYVPRKLLECGRGPQSKPTTIDKNEKPIQTSAQQKQKPRPLMDTVISAPPSSLKEKSPQSNRQTKSNKKSSPPPRKSPVMTSSYQVQYPNSPRDLHLVSSTPSSRSSSSMSSNNGIVSPTLTVSSPRIVKGGPQKYSMSRPNAFAPMIAQSDEKECICDRKNTHVVCKRCGYECVGRVQVTCGKHPLILALNDLRECPNPVCHSVQLLECDELDDQDVHDDGVEQLLAEPIEKIDLLS, from the exons cactCAGCGCCCAACACAGGCCTATTATGTGCCTAGGAAGTTGCTCGAGTGTGGTCGCGGCCCGCAATCAAAACCAACGACTatcgacaaaaatgaaaag CCAATTCAAACTTCTGCCCAACAGAAGCAGAAGCCCCGCCCACTTATGGATACCGTTATCTCGGCTCCGCCTTCTTCTCTCAAg gagAAGTCCCCCCAATCCAATCGTCAAAcgaaatcaaacaaaaaatcgtcACCACCGCCACGTAAATCGCcagtgatgacgtcatcatacCAAGTACAGTACCCAAATTCGCCGCGAGACCTTCATCTCGTATCGTCGACACCATCGTCACGCTCCTCGTCCTCAATGAGCTCAAACAATGGAATTGTGTCACCGACGTTGACCGTCTCATCGCCACGTATCGTCAAGGGCGGTCCACAGAAGTATTCGATGTCACGCCCGAACGCGTTTGCTCCGATGATTGCACAATCTGATGAGAAGGAGTGTATTTGTGATCGGAAAAATACACATGTAGTTTGTAAACG atgtGGCTACGAATGTGTTGGCCGAGTGCAAGTGACATGCGGCAAGCATCCTCTGATCCTTGCGCTCAATGATCTCCGCGAATGCCCGAATCCCGTGTGCCATAGCGTTCAGCTGCTCGAGTGCGACGAGCTCGACGATCAGGATGTGCACGACGATGGTGTCGAGCAGCTGCTCGCCGAGCCGattgagaaaatcgatttgctgtcgtga
- the hmt-1 gene encoding Heavy metal tolerance factor 1 (Confirmed by transcript evidence), whose protein sequence is MGFSPFLDECRAEGLWPIGPSCNKIISFGVYTFFIVVNFIVLCIPNSNSANNNYRRMTDDDASSTSKLTISKILSICTIFAVICQSIFYFCFTFYFHPYTHLLLAFCVSKLFFWILSLCSFSKWRNQPSTPISLAFAFSAALLIHCIPLTDWKKYFEPTSKNRGDLTFYIIELALVTVVFFFTIVTGLFNFSGCSSRESAWNNLSKKVVTVAPYIWPTKSISLQLRVVFCLFLLIIGRLINVSLPILSKWIVDELATPDTFQYSLLFLATFLKFLQGNGAMGGFLNTVRTYLWIPIQQYTTRELEVELFKHLHSLSLRWHLSRKTGQVLRVMDRGTSSVNNILNYILFNVVPTIADIVIAVIFFFSAFNAYFGLIVFGTMALYLTVTISITEWRTQYIREANEKDNATSAIATDSLINYETVKYYGNEEFEVNRFKNAIESYQVTEWKTQASLAFLNCLQNAIIGIGMIGGSVFVVYMIVHEKTLTVGDYVLFTTYLLQLYTPLNFFGTIYRVIQKAFVDMENMFDLMNDEVEVKDLPHALPYTDPRGTISVKNLTFEYNTGLPVIKNISFEIGNGQTVALVGSSGSGKSTLIRLLFRLFESTEGSIEFDGIDVRNYTMHSLRQQIGIVPQDTVLFNDTIMYNIRFGRPDASDEEVIEAAKAAMIHEKITSLPEGYATMVGERGLKLSGGEKQRVAIARTILKKPQFIFLDEATSALDTPTERAIQKCLEKLCKSRTGVVVAHRLSTVVNADLILVLDKGIILERGNHKELLAQQGTYASMWEAQIAEQRAKSIELGEELP, encoded by the exons ATGGGCTTTTCACCATTTCTCGACGAATGTCGAGCCGAAGGACTATGGCCAATTGGGCCATCTTGTAATAAG ATAATATCATTCGGAGTCTACACATTCTTCATCGTCgtcaattttatagttttatgtattccaaattcaaattcggcaaataaTAATTATCGGCGAATGACAG atgacGACGCCTCCAGCACCTCAAAGCTGACAATCTCGAAAATTCTATCgatttgcacaatttttgcgGTTATTTGCCAATCGATTTTCTACTTTTgctttactttttattttcatccgTATACACATTTGCTCCTAGCATTTTGTGTTTCAAAATTG ttcttctGGATTCTATCGCTGTGCTCTTTTTCGAAATGGCGTAATCAACCGAGCACCCCAATTTCACTGGCTTTTGCCTTCTCGGCAGCTCTTCTAATTCACTGCATTCCACTGACCGACTGGAAAAAGTATTTCGAGCCAACGTCAAAAAATCGCGGAGATTTGACATTTTATATTATCGAGCTGGCACTTGTCACtgtcgttttctttttcacaatTGTCACCggattattcaatttttccggatGTTCTAGTCGAGAATCT GCCTGGAACAACCTATCGAAAAAAGTGGTGACCGTGGCGCCGTACATTTGGCCGACAAAATCAATTTCCCTCCAACTTCGCGTCGTTTTTTGTCTATTTCTTCTCATCATCGGACGCCTCATCAATGTTTCCTTGCCGATTCTTAGCAAATGGATTg tcgACGAGCTCGCCACACCGGACACTTTCCAGTACTCCCTCCTGTTTTTGgccacatttttgaaattcctgcAAGGAAACGGAGCGATGGGCGGTTTCTTGAACACGGTTCGCACGTATTTATGGATTCCGATTCAACAATACACGACCCGAGAGCTTGAAGTGGAACTATTCAAACATTTACACTCATTGTCACTCAGATGGCATTTATCACGGAAGACTGGACAAGTTCTGCGTGTTATGGATAGGGGAACCAGTTCggttaataatattttaaa ttaCATCCTGTTCAACGTGGTGCCGACGATTGCCGACATCGTGATTGCcgtcattttcttcttttcggCATTTAATGCATATTTCGGACTTATCGTATTCGGCACGATGGCTCTTTACTTGA ctgTAACCATCTCCATCACCGAATGGCGTACCCAATACATTCGCGAGGCCAACGAAAAAGACAATGCCACGTCGGCGATCGCAACGGATTCCCTGATTAATTAcgaaactgtaaaatattaTGGAAACGAGGAATTCGAAGTGAATCGATTCAAAAATGCTATTGAGAG CTACCAAGTGACAGAATGGAAGACACAAGCCTCTCTAGCCTTCCTAAATTGCCTTCAAAACGCAATTATCGGAATCGGAATGATCGGAGGATCGGTGTTCGTTGTCTATATGATTGTTCACGAGAAAACTCTCACTGTCGGAGATTATGTGCTCTTCACTACGTACCTACTCCAACTCTACACACCgctcaacttttttggaactatttatag agtaATCCAAAAAGCGTTTGTCGATATGGAGAACATGTTCGATTTGATGAACGACGAAGTCGAGGTCAAAGATCTACCACACGCACTACCGTACACGGATCCACGTGGCacaatttcagtcaaaaatctGACATTCGAGTATAACACCGGACTGCctgttatcaaaaatattagctttgaaattggaaatggaCAGACTGTTGCATTG GTCGGCTCATCGGGATCCGGAAAAAGCACACTAATTCGACTACTATTCCGACTTTTTGAATCTACGGAAGGAAGTATTGAATTCGATGGAATTGATGTTCGAAACTATACAATGCACTCACTGCGGCAACAAATTGGAATTGTACCACAAGATACTGTACTCTTCAACGACACAATTATGTATAATATCAGATTCGGACGACCGGATGCTTCAGATGAAGAGGTTATTGAGGCGGCGAAGGCAGCAATGATTCATGAAAAGATTACCTCACTGCCTGAAGGATACGCGACAATGGTTGGAGAACGTGGGCTGAAGCTTAGTGGAGGGGAGAAGCAACGTGTCGCAATTGCCAGAACTATTCTCAAGAAGCCGCAGTTCATTTTCTTGGATGAAGCCACGTCGGCGTTGGATACACCGACAGAACGGGCGATTCAAAAGTGTTTGGAGAAGCTTTGCAAATCACGTACCGGAGTTGTGGTGGCTCATCGATTGAGCACGGTTGTCAATGCTGACCTTATTCTTGTTCTTGATAAGGGCATCATTTTGGAGAGGGGAAA tcACAAGGAGCTTCTTGCACAACAAGGCACGTATGCCTCAATGTGGGAAGCACAAATCGCCGAGCAACGTGCCAAATCGATTGAACTCGGCGAGGAGCTTCCGTAG